Within the Thunnus thynnus chromosome 23, fThuThy2.1, whole genome shotgun sequence genome, the region AAAGCGGTGCTGACCTGGGCTGACCCAGGGTGGAGGCCCACAGTGGCGTCCAGCTGTCGTTTGGTAAGACCACATTTCATTGCTGCAACAAAGCCTTGAAGGATATCTCCAGCATTGGGGCCCATGACATGGAGACCAACCACACGCTCCTGTTGAGACACAGCAGTGTTGTAGATGGTTCACCGACAGTTGACATCATAGACCTTGATGTTTAAGTCCAGGGTACCAATGTCATACAAGTCAAGTGTGTCAAGGTTCTGCCTGCTTAGATTGTCAGTCTGGGTCAACATCTGGTCTGAATTCCATCCCAGTTCCTCAATTTGTGAGTTTTGAAGGTCATATCTAAACTAAGTCCCAGAtccttaaagctggagtgtgggacttttgtctcccccttcagCCAGTGAGATTAAAACACTGACGACACGTGGTTACGTCACGGGATCCCATAGCCTACTCCTGtcgctactgttgcggctgtaaaacagtggataaattgcTATGAGCACCAGAcaacccctgtgaaatgactcgtttcactatcagaatttcatccattcggtccaataacatttggaaagtctagaagagctgcacgattaaattattttatccccattcgaGTTAGCAGAGAGCTGACCGGAAGTTAGCTGGCTTGGCCGGCATAAGTCTTTAGTGCGCACGCCCTGCTATCATCATGTCAGACTGGATTTGCAGTTTCTCAGTGTGAGTCCGAGTTATCACAGTTTTGAAGAACACATTCCTCAGTGTGTAAACCCAGGTCACCAATTCAGGTCTGAGTTTCAATCCCTCAGTGCATTAGTTAGCGTCACCACCACCAAGTCAAAGAAGTCATGAGAACTCAGTCTGATTCTGAGTTGAGTGAAAAAATCATGTCTGAGTCATGTCCAGATGTGTGGATTAGTCCAGGGTCCTCAACGTGTGAGTCAAAGTCACCACCATCACGTCACACCAGAGTCCCAGTTTCTCAAGTGtctaaaatagaaaaatcacGTCTGAAAAAAGTCCATGTCTTGTACGTGCTCTTCAACATGTCCAACTGAGTCACCAAGGTCTTATGGAGCCCCAGTCCTCTATATGCAAGTCACGACAGCAGCAACATCTCAAGCATGAATATAAATTTGAGTCACCAGGGTCATGCCCAATTTGAGTACCAGGTCCTTGATGTGTGAGTCAGAATCATTAAGGTCATGTCAGATGCAAGTCCCGAGTCACCAGTACCTGCGTTTGAGTCTGAACTGGAGTTACCAGACTGACTTCAAGTaatccacacaaaaacaaattaatacaaACTACTACTACAAGCTAGTTTAGTGGTTGTCCCCCTCTGCAGACAGCCGAAGTACAATTACAACGTCTGAGTGATCACAGTATAATTCGCACAAAGAGAATCAATGTAAATGAGTAAATGAGAACATTGATATTAACACAGTTATCACGAGCTTGGCAGACATGCATTATGAAATGCAGTTATCTCAAACAGTGCCAAGTCAATAGTGGAAAGagctaaaaatataataaagggGTGGGCGGATTAATGAGGTGTGAGCTATTGTACAACTTGTGGCATTATGACTAAATATCCCTGGagggaaagcaaaaaaaatctcttttcttTAATAGCTGAGGTGTTGCTTTTCAGACTCATGAAGAAGGAGTGTGAGGGGCATTAAACTATGTGGACATGTCTGGATTTTTTTACACTTATTACTGGATACTCATgatggaaatatctggctccttagctgctaaacgctccactatattcaccagctagtcaccaactatgtctgtttgttgtttggtggtgggcaggtagtgtatagTTGGTTTCTAGAGCATTTTCACTGACCACAGCTGCCTGCTACTGCTGGAAACACGATGTGAGTGGgagtgaaccaaaacataagaccaacaatgagctgaaagatgctaaaacgttCCACAAATCTGAGAGGAACTGTAGAATTAGGTGATTATTTTCTGTGGGTTCTTCACTATGAATGgcacctttcacattatacatagtcattttatccattgttaatataaaaaaatattggttagtgctgctttaacaaaaaaaacgtGGTGCGTACATGGTCAGGGATGTGACAGATGACTTTAACATAGCAGGAGTTTTTATTCCTGGCAGGAAGAGTCCACTCCAGTGGCCAGTAGTAGCTGTGATACACCTGCAAAATGACAGACAGTTTGATTTTAGATAAATCTGAAAGACTTGAACTCCTTTCTTTTCAAGTATGCAGGCTTGTGTGTGAGAACCTCTATAGTGGCTTCTCCAAATGTTAGATTTGCTTTCTCCTCAGACAGACCACAGGCAGCATATTCTACTGGCGTGAGCACAACAGTGGGCACATTGGTGTAATCACACTGTGAATGAAAAATTATATTAGCTTCAATCTATTCTAAATTTATTGTCTCTCATGCATTGGCTCATGTACAAGCTTTAATATGGATAAATAGACAGACAATTACCAAAAAAGTAGCCTTTTTAGTTTAATTTGTCTGACTTTTGAAGGATCAATGGATACGCtgtaaaattaaatacatatgATTGGATAATAAGTGCAAATTATTTCTAGACTGTGTACCAAGATGTTGTCTCCTGCATAGAGGCGATGGGCCAGCAGCGTCCCAGCATGCACTGAGAGGCCTGTGGTGGTGGGTCGACCATGCTGCACTGATCCAATGGCATAAATATGATCTACACTGGTCTGATCCCTCTCATTCACCAGGATCCTGccactgctgcacacacacacaaacacgcacacgtGATAGTTTAACTCAAACTGCCATACACAAACTGACAACGAAATGAATGTGGATAGACTGAACATACTCCTGGCTGCACTGCACCCCAACACACTGCAGGCCGATGTTGCTGGTGCAGGCCTTCCTCCCAACAGAGAGCAGAACCttcacacacaataacacagaaaGTTCATCAGGATATTTCTTTCAGACAAACTCTTTAGTTGCAGgaaatatcatattttatggGTTGTGAGAATTCTCCACCCACTTGCATCaagctaaaaacaaggcttttCACTAATCTCTAAATGTTGactttttgaaaattaaagatTTTCACATGACCTAACAAATAGGAGAACTACAGGGGATGAATATACTACTggttaaaataaagtaaataaagatTAATTGACATagatcacatactgtatcaaAGTCTTCCTGTTTAGTTTGGCCCTCCCTGCAGACGATGGTCACTCTGAGTCTCCTTTCCCTGGACAACTGCTGTGGTGTCACTGCAGAAACACCTGatttatgcaaaaaaacaacaacaacaacgaaaCGAATTTGCTTTCTAatttaacacaaacatctgTTCAGAATCAACTTCAAtcaactttacttttaattgCTTCTTGCCAATTTCAACCCAAACCTTAAATAAACCACTCCAAGTCTCATATTCCCCTTAAATTTCAAGTCTGATGACTGTGGAAACCAAAGCACATCAAACACTTGGTTATTTAGctttttcctttgatttgtcaCGCCTCTACATATTCTGTATCTGCTTTTTCCAGCTTTTCCACTGAAGCTATATCAAACTAACATTGAGTTACAAAAATCTAATCCAAtaggtcattttttttatagctgTACCCTCATGTTAAATTAAAACTGACTGAtctatattctgtatttttgttagtgacatcaaatctcatgaaaagaccaaaaccaacaatgactcCATCCTaacaagtatgtgtgtgtgtatcaaaccctgatatatcttattcctgtgtgcctccattgttgtcaaaaaaaactattaaaagcacatcaatgagccacactgttgcactgggtgacctgttccttcattaccatgagcACACACACTAGTTTATTTTACTCAATaccacacacaccgtcctgctgccagaaatactcactagaacaccaaatgtgtatcaatctgcagctgaaaatagtcccacaCAAATGCACCATTTGCTACTGTTTGCTTGCTAAAAAGTACAGTACCCAACTGTTTAGgaaaattactgagccttttaaaaaaatgaaactacataTTTTAAACCCATTTTTAaagtcttcagtaggaaccaatgggctgGGAGTTGAGAGCCACACACAAAGTAGGGACCAGGGACATCACAAAGttttgagagacagactaacgcattgttggtttttggatttgttgacaagaagaaaaatctaaaatattaacaatattctGTGGCCTTGATTTGGCTTTGACCTATAAACCATGTACTGATATCACATCAAAGGGTTAAATTTTGAAGATATTCAGGTCAAAATTCCGGTTAATTTTGGGAGTTTGGGAGAACAGATAACAGAAAATACAATGCTCTGAGTTCATATGACAGTTTCCTTCCTAATTCTGGTGAAAAGCTGTTGCAGTTACTTTACCTGAAAGGATATCCTTACTGCAAGTTTCAGCTTGCTCCaccttacacacacaaagagacataaaacatttaagatttcagtgttttctaaAGGAAATGACATGATTCCTGTCTTTATACATATCAGTACCTTGGCGAGTGAACAGTGATAAAGGAATTCCACTCCAGCAACTAGCATGTGGTTTTCTATCTTCTGTGCCATTTTCTGATCAAACCCCGGGAGGAGGTCTGGTTGCAGCATGACGGTGACCGGCAGTCCGAGGTCAGACAGGAAGCCAGCGCACTCCAACCCCTCTGCAGACCCGCCTACCACCAGGGTCCGACCTGGAGAGTGAGGCAGGGACAGCAGATCCTCACTGGAAGGAGGTGAGAGGTGAGAGTTCATTAAAGGAGTTATGTGATGCAGTATATCTTTATTTAGACTGCTAATGTTTGAGGACTAGTCGACCTGGTTAGGCAGTACTGTCTGTCTCCAGGTACGCCCAGATACTGAGGTCTGTCTCCTGTAGCGATGACCAgggtctctgctgtcagacGCCTCTTCCTCCCATTCATGTCTGTCACCTGATTGAACAAAGTTAAGAAGAAATTGTCCCAGATGgtttatattctatatttataCTCTGGCCAAAGTTCCCTCTGTCCTTCAAGTTTCACAAGTAGCTAATGCCAACCAATGAAAAGATTCCTGCCTCTCCAGCAAGAGGCTGAATGCTGCAGCCACTGAGGGACTGTAAAGTAGTTCCTTTAATGGCCAGTAGATGCTGGCCCTGATACCTCTCTATCTATACTGAAGGGACTGTGAATagtcaatacatttttagtCAAACTCTACGGATAGCAATGCTGGTCTgtcggtcagtccaccactttgattcAGACTGAAATAACTCAGCAACTATAGGGCGGACTGCCAGGAAATTTTGCACAAACATTCATATTCCCTCAAGGATGAATCTTCAGCTAGTCAAGGTTTTTATGTATTCAGTGAAAGCTTGACATCTACAGCATGGATTGGCACAAAGTTTTTGTGCATATGTTTATGGTCCCCAGACAATATATTATTCTATGTGGGGCTTGGATCATGGGTGTGTCGATCAATCAACATTTCAAGCATGTACCTGCACTGTGTGGGGCGCCACTATCTCTCCACCAGCATTGAGGTAAAAGACTCCACagctctccagctctctcttcAGCTCTAAACTGCGAGACTTCACCTGCTCCTGCACAGCCTCCACCAGTTCACTCCAGCTGTGGCACACTGAAATAATAGCAACCCTAAATTACTTATCTGCAGTTTTGTTGTGATCTTGATTCTTTTGCTGCTGCAATGAGTCATGTTCTTACTTGAAGTTTGGTTCTCAAGAGGTTTGCAAATTGCAAAAGTGGTGTTTACACgattaataaacaaaaaaagcactTAACTGTCTAAATCACCCTCCTCTTTGAACCTCCAGCCATATTTCTGAGAGTCTTGAATAGCTTTTCCCAGTAGTGATGCCTGTTGAAGAAACTTCCTGATACTGTTCAAGTTGAGACTGGAACCTCCCAGTtctggaggaaaagaaaagtaatggtgaggaaagaaaaggaaaggaaaacaaaacagtaaagagaAAATCAAAAGT harbors:
- the LOC137175492 gene encoding thioredoxin reductase 1, cytoplasmic-like isoform X2, which codes for MDPQTVSSLGPYDYDLLVIGGGSGGLAVAKEAAALRKKVLILDLEAPSLRGTKRELGGSSLNLNSIRKFLQQASLLGKAIQDSQKYGWRFKEEGDLDMCHSWSELVEAVQEQVKSRSLELKRELESCGVFYLNAGGEIVAPHTVQVTDMNGRKRRLTAETLVIATGDRPQYLGVPGDRQYCLTSEDLLSLPHSPGRTLVVGGSAEGLECAGFLSDLGLPVTVMLQPDLLPGFDQKMAQKIENHMLVAGVEFLYHCSLAKVEQAETCSKDILSVTPQQLSRERRLRVTIVCREGQTKQEDFDTVLLSVGRKACTSNIGLQCVGVQCSQDSGRILVNERDQTSVDHIYAIGSVQHGRPTTTGLSVHAGTLLAHRLYAGDNILCDYTNVPTVVLTPVEYAACGLSEEKANLTFGEATIEVYHSYYWPLEWTLPARNKNSCYVKVICHIPDHERVVGLHVMGPNAGDILQGFVAAMKCGLTKRQLDATVGLHPGSAQVFTSLTQTQRMSEALMLRGNC
- the LOC137175492 gene encoding thioredoxin reductase 1, cytoplasmic-like isoform X3 translates to MDPQTVSSLGPYDYDLLVIGGGSGGLAVAKEAAALRKKVLILDLEAPSLRGTKRELGGSSLNLNSIRKFLQQASLLGKAIQDSQKYGWRFKEEGDLDMCHSWSELVEAVQEQVKSRSLELKRELESCGVFYLNAGGEIVAPHTVQVTDMNGRKRRLTAETLVIATGDRPQYLGVPGDRQYCLTSEDLLSLPHSPGRTLVVGGSAEGLECAGFLSDLGLPVTVMLQPDLLPGFDQKMAQKIENHMLVAGVEFLYHCSLAKVEQAETCSKDILSGVSAVTPQQLSRERRLRVTIVCREGQTKQEDFDTVLLSVGRKACTSNIGLQCVGVQCSQDSGRILVNERDQTSVDHIYAIGSVQHGRPTTTGLSVHAGTLLAHRLYAGDNILVYHSYYWPLEWTLPARNKNSCYVKVICHIPDHERVVGLHVMGPNAGDILQGFVAAMKCGLTKRQLDATVGLHPGSAQVFTSLTQTQRMSEALMLRGNC
- the LOC137175492 gene encoding thioredoxin reductase 1, cytoplasmic-like isoform X1, with translation MDPQTVSSLGPYDYDLLVIGGGSGGLAVAKEAAALRKKVLILDLEAPSLRGTKRELGGSSLNLNSIRKFLQQASLLGKAIQDSQKYGWRFKEEGDLDMCHSWSELVEAVQEQVKSRSLELKRELESCGVFYLNAGGEIVAPHTVQVTDMNGRKRRLTAETLVIATGDRPQYLGVPGDRQYCLTSEDLLSLPHSPGRTLVVGGSAEGLECAGFLSDLGLPVTVMLQPDLLPGFDQKMAQKIENHMLVAGVEFLYHCSLAKVEQAETCSKDILSGVSAVTPQQLSRERRLRVTIVCREGQTKQEDFDTVLLSVGRKACTSNIGLQCVGVQCSQDSGRILVNERDQTSVDHIYAIGSVQHGRPTTTGLSVHAGTLLAHRLYAGDNILCDYTNVPTVVLTPVEYAACGLSEEKANLTFGEATIEVYHSYYWPLEWTLPARNKNSCYVKVICHIPDHERVVGLHVMGPNAGDILQGFVAAMKCGLTKRQLDATVGLHPGSAQVFTSLTQTQRMSEALMLRGNC